The segment GCGGCGAGACCGACGTCGTCCTATGCGATGCCTTTGTCGGCAACATCGTTTTGAAGAGCGCAGAGGGGATCGCCGAGTTCATGATGGGCAGCATCCGAGACGCCCTCCCGACCGGCACTCTCGCGAGGCTGCCTTACTTGCCACTTCGTAGCTTGCTCGCACCACTGAGGAAGAAGACGGACTACACCGAGTATGGCGGCATGCCGCTGCTCGGGCTGAATGGCCTCACGTTCATCTGCCATGGCCGGAGCAATAGCAAGGCGATAAAGAACGCGCTGCTTTACGCGCAGCGGGCCGTGGATGCTAACCTATTGGAGAAGATGCGTGAGAGTGTGTCGTCCTCGCTGAGCACTTAGCATCTATAGACGCCTATGAATCCCCGAGCGGTAATCGTCGGTACGGGTATGGCAGTTCCTGACAAGGTCCTGACCAACCACGATCTTGAGAGAATTGTCGACACCAACGACGAATGGATCACGCAGCGCACGGGGATCAAAGAGCGACGCATGTCAGCCCCGGGTGAATCGAGCGCCATCTTGGCGACCCGAGCCGGAAAGATGGCTTTGGAGCGCGCCGGAGTCACTCCCGAAGAAGTCGAGTTGGTGATCTGCGGCACAGTCACCGGCGATATGCCATTCCCTAGCACCGCGTGTCTGGTTCAGGAGGCCCTGGGCATCCGGCAGGCAGGCGCGATGGACGTGGGGGCTGCGTGCGCAGGATTCATCTACTCCGCGGACGTCGCCGCCTCGATGATCGCAGCAGGGCGTTGCAAAACCGCGCTGGTGGTCGGCGTCGATACCCTGACCAAGTTTGTGGATTGGACGGACCGTTCGACCTGCGTTCTTTTCGGAGATGGCGCAGGTGCAGCGGTGCTTCAGGCGAAGACCGATACCGACCGCGGCCTCATCGACACGATCCTGCTGTCCGACGGTTCGGGCGCGCAGCACATCAATCTTTGTGCGGGTGGCAGTCTGCACCCGCGCAGCGAGCCCGAGTCGGCCAAATGCC is part of the Chthonomonas sp. genome and harbors:
- a CDS encoding ketoacyl-ACP synthase III, with translation MNPRAVIVGTGMAVPDKVLTNHDLERIVDTNDEWITQRTGIKERRMSAPGESSAILATRAGKMALERAGVTPEEVELVICGTVTGDMPFPSTACLVQEALGIRQAGAMDVGAACAGFIYSADVAASMIAAGRCKTALVVGVDTLTKFVDWTDRSTCVLFGDGAGAAVLQAKTDTDRGLIDTILLSDGSGAQHINLCAGGSLHPRSEPESAKCRSHIFMAGAEVYRFAVNAMGDACCRLLERTGMEASDIDLFVPHQANLRIIDSAAKRLELPDEKVFINVHKYGNTSGGSIPIGLHEAEAEGRLKPGMIVMTVGFGAGLVWGANLIRW